The genomic region TTCGCGCTCAGCCAACTCTCGCACGCGCTGATCCAGAATCTGGCCTGGAGCGGCGCCTTCCAGGCCCTGGTGCTGCTGCTGGCCGTATGGCGGATCTGGATCGCCACGGCGTGGATAACCGACAGGTTTGACCCGCAGCGACCGGTGATACAGCTGCTGGTCATCGCATCCTTGGTCGGCAGCCTCGTGGTGGCCGTCGCGCTGCCCGACGCGTTCGGCGAGCAAGGCCTGGTCTTCGCTGGCGCGTACCTCGCCGTCAACATGGGCCGCGGGCTCGTCCTCGTGATCGCCCTGCGTCACCGCGAACTGAAGCGCACCGCCGGGCGGGCGCTGTTCTGGTACGGCTTGTCCGCCGTGCCGTGGATCGCGGGGGCGCTCTCGCACGGGACGACGCGTGGGGCGCTGTGGATGCTCGCGATCGCCCTCGACTACGCCGCATACGCGCTCCACTTTCCCGCGCCAGGGCTGGGCCGCACACCCAAGTGGGCGTTGCCGACCGTGGCCGAGCACCTGGCCGAGCGCTACCAGCAGATCTTCATCATCGCGCTCGGCGAGTTGATCCTGGTCACCGGACTGACGCTTCGCGGCACCGGCTTCACGCCCGATACCAGCGCGGCATTCGTGGTGGCGATCGCCACCACCACGCTGCTCTGGCGGATCTACATCCACCGCGCCGGGGCACTGACGGCCGAAGCCATCGCAGCGGCCCGTGAACCAGCCCACCTCGCCGCGTCCACGATAAGGGCCCACCTGGTCATGGTGGCCGGCGTCGTCCTCACCGCCATCAGCACCGAAATCGTCATCGAACATCCACTCGGACGCACGCCTCCGGCCTGGATCGCCGTCATCCTCGGCGGACCCGCGCTGTTCCTGGTCGGACGGGCCGGCTTCGAACACGCGGTCTTCGCCCGCGTGTCCCGGGATCGGCCGATCGGGGTGCTCGTGCTGGCAGCCCTGGCACCCGCGATGCTCCACGCGCCGCCAATCATGGTCGCCATCGCCGCCACCGCAGTCCTCGCCGGGATCGCCATCGCCGACACGGCCCGCGCCCACAGACGTCCACCCGAACTGCCGTCACCACCCGGCTAGCCGGAAAGTGTCAGCCGCGTCTTGAGACTGTTCCGTCATGCAGGTCCTGAGACTCGACAGAGAATCCAGGCAGAGAATCCGGGCAGATGTGATACGACAAGAGATCCGCGACACTCGTCCGCCAACTGAGATGCGACAAATCCGCTTCGCTCTGCGGGTCCTCAGCGCTGCGGCCGGTTCGAAGGATGCACGCGCGCATCGGCGATCTGCTGCAGTTCGTCGAGCGTCAGCAGGTAATCGAACCGATCGAATCCGCGCTTGCGGCTGTCCATGATGCGGCGATACTCGGCCAGCATCCGCATGTAGGTGTCAAGCATTCGCGCGTGGGAGTTGCCGCGGTCGTTCCGCTCTACCTGCGGCTTGAGCTCCGACCAGCGATCGTCCTGCATCTGGTACTCGACGTACGTCGCCATGTGGCTTTCTAGCGCGTCGTTGTGGTCGAAGCCCCGGAACTCGAGCTGGAAGGCCAGCTTCTCGTCCACAGGCGTGCCGTCCTCCTTGAGGTGATCGATGCTGAAGGTGATGATCCGGAACATCTCGAGGATGTCGGACACCCGGCCGCAGTCGCGCTTCGACAGCTCGGTCCTGAGGCCTGCGACCTCGAGCCAGTACTCACCTGCGAACCCCTCTTCGAGGATCTTCGCGCGCTTCAGCTGGACGACGCTCGTGGTCAACTTCCTGCAATTCGTGGGCGCCGGATGGCACACCACCGCTGACGCGCTACTCGCCAACGCGTCCGCCGCGATGGCCCGAGAGCACCAGGACGCCGCCCGCGAGTACCTACAGACCCTCGTCGCCTGACGCGCGATCCAGCGTCAAGCCCACCTTGACAGAAGAACCGACAACATTGGGGATCCGATGAGTATCGATGTACCGGCAGCACCGGGCGCGTTACTGACCACAGAGGAGCTTGCCCGGCTCGTGAAGGTCGACCCGTCCACCGTCCGGCGGTGGCGCACCGCCGACCCCGTCCAGGGGCCGGCGTTCATCCGGCTGTCCGCCCGGGTCGTCAAGTACGACCCGGAGGACGTTCGGGCGTGGCTGGAGCGGCACCGCACCGATCCGGAGGACTCGGCTCGGTGATCACTCCCCTGCTCCCGATCGGCGTGGCCGTCTCGACGGACGTCGAGCACCGTCCCGGCCGGCCGAACCCGTACCGTGCCCGGGTCCGGTGGGTCGACCCGGCGTCGGGCCGACGCCGCTCCAAGTCGCAGGCGTTCGCGGACGTCGAGCAGGCGCAAGCCTGGCTCGGCACCATGCAGCGCGCGGCGAGGGGCGGCGTCGACCCCGACGCGGCGTCGATGCGCCTGGCGGAGTACGGCGAGAGCGTGATGCGCCTGGCGCTGCGCGGCCTGGAGGGCAAGACGCTCGACCCGTACCTGGCGGGGTGGCGCAAGAGGGTCGTGCCGACGCTCGGCCACCTGCCGGTCCGAATGATCACGAACGGTGCGGTGGACCGGGCGGCGCACGGCTGGATCGCCGAGGGCTGCGGACGGTCGACGGTGAAGAACAGCCTCGCCGTGCTGGTCCGGGTCCTGGAGCAGGCGGTGCGAGATGGTGTGATCGACCGCAACCCGGCACGGCTGACCGGCTGGCAGCGGGAGTATCAGCGGGCCGAGGACGAGTTGGACAACCCGCGTTCCCTGGCGCTGCCGGACTGGACCGCGCTGACCACCCTGGCGGCGGCGTTCGTGGAGCGCTCGCACGGTCGCTACCCCGGCTGGGGTGAGGTGGTGATGTTCGCGGCCGGCACGGCGGCCCGGATCGGCGAGGTGTCCGGCGCGCGCAAGGGCGACATCGACCGGGACACCTGGCTGTGGACCGTGCGCCGGCAGACCACCACCGCCCCCGGCGGCCTGGTCGACAAGGGCACCAAGGGCAAGCGAGCACGGCAGGTGCCCATCATCGAGGAGTTGCGGCCGATGGTGGCCGCGAAGCTCGACCGGGCGGCCGACGATGACGCACGGCTGTTCGTCGGTCCTCGTGGCGGTCGGATCAGCACGGCGGTGCTGCGGGACGCGACGCACTGGGATGAGGTGGTCAGCTCGCTGGGCTTTGAGTACCTGCGGCGGCACGACCTGCGGCACACCGGGTTGACCTGGATGGCGGATGCCGGTGTGCCGGTGCACGTTCTGCGGAAGATCGCCGGTCACGGCTCGCTGATGACGACTCAGCGGTATCTGCATCCGGATCGGAAGTCGATCCGGGCGGCCGGTGAGGCGTTGTCCTTGCATCTCACCGGCCTGAGGTCCCCAAATGGTCCCCAGCGGGGCATCGCATGATCGCGAGAAATGCCCCTCTACCTGCGTCGGGACGGCCGGATTCGAACCGACGACCCCTTGACCCCCAGTCAAGTGCGCTACCAAGCTGCGCCACGTCCCGTTGCTCCCGCGTGTTCTTCCCCGCGACAGCCGGTACAGCTTAGCGCAGCATCGTCCCCTCGTCCGCACAGGCCCCACCGGCATCGCATCGCGCCGGCCGCCTGTCGCCCGCCAGTCAGCGCCGCAGGTCCGGCCGCGGTGCCACCCCAGGGCAGCCGGCACCGAGCGGCTCACCGCACCACCTCTACAGCACTACGAGGATGGGTGAGAGGGGTGGGGAAACTACACGGGCCGGGCCGGGAGCAAGCCCCGACCCGGCCCGTGACCGAACGTCGATCTAGCCGTGCGCCTTGCCCCGACCGCCGGGGCCGATCTTCTTGCGCGGGCGTACCGAGATCTCGATCGGGCTGCCCTCGTAGCCGAACTCCTCGCGCAGCTTGCGCTCGACGAAGCGCTGGTAGCCGGCGTCGATCGGGCCGGTGGTGAACAGCACGAAGCGCGGCGGCGCCACCCCGGCCTGGGTGGCGAACAGGATCCGCGGCGCCCGGCCGCCCCGCACCGGGTGCGGCGTGGCCTGCACCAGCGCGGTCAGCCACTGGTTGAGCTGCGCCGTCGGCACCCGGGTCTCCCAGCTGGCGAGCGCCTTGCGCAGCGCCGGCGCGAGCTTGTCGACCGCCCGGCCGGTCATCGCCGACAGGTTCAGCCGGATCGCCCAGGGGATGCGGCGCAGCTCCCGGTCGATCTCCTTGTCCAGGTAGTACCGGCGGTCGCCGTCGACCAGGTCCCACTTGTTGAACGCGATGACCAGGGCCCGGCCGGCCTCGGTGACCATGGACAGGATCCGCTGGTCCTGCTCACTGATCGGCTCGCTGGCGTCGAGCAGCACCACCGCCACCTCGGCGGCCTCGATCGCCGAGGCGGTCCGCAGGCTGGCGTAGTACTCGGTGCCGCTGGCCTTGCCGACCCGCTTGCGCAACCCGGCGGTGTCGACCAGGTGCCAGGTCTCCCCACCGATCTCCACGAGGCTGTCGACCGGGTCGACGGTGGTGCCGGCGACCGAGTCGACGACCGCCCGCTGCTCCCCGGAGAACCGGTTGAGCAGGCTGGACTTGCCCACGTTCGGCCGGCCCACCAGCGCCACCCGGCGCGGCCCGCGCGGACGGTTCTCGACGATGGCCGGGGCCTCCGGCAGCGCGTCCATGATCGCGTCGAGCAGTTCGCCTGAGCCCCGGCCGTGCAGCGCGGAGACGGGGTGCGGCTCGCCCAGGCCGAGCGACCAGAGCGAGGTCGCCTCCATCTCGATCGTGGCGTTGTCGGCCTTGTTGGCGACCAGGATCACCGGTTTGGCGCTGCGCCGCAGCATCTTCACCGCGGCCTCGTCCACATCGGTCGAACCGACCATGGCGTCGACCACGAAGAGCACCACGTCGGCCGTGGTCACCGCCGTCTCCGCCTGCAGGGCGATGGCCGCGGCCCGGTCCTTCGCGTCCGGCTCCCAGCCGCCGGTGTCGACCACCGTGAAGGCGCGGCCGGACCACTGCGCGTCGTACGGGACGCGGTCGCGGGTGACCCCGGGAATGTCCTCGACGACCGCCTGCCGGCGGCCGATGATGCGGTTGACCAGCGTCGACTTGCCCACGTTGGGTCTGCCGACCACGGCCACCACCGGCTGGGGGCCGGTCGGCTCGGTCTCGTCGACCTCCGGTTCCCGCAGCTCGACCCATCCACTTCCGTCGGTCATGCCACTCCCCGCTCGGTGAGCAGGTCACGCAGCCGCTGGACGACCTCGTCGATGCCCAGCTCGGTGGTGTCGAGCACGACGGCGTCCGGGGCCTGCTGCAACGGCGAGGTCTTGCGGGTCGAGTCGAGCCGGTCCCGGCGAGCCAGGTCGGCGGCGGTCGCCGCCGCGTCGGTGGCGTCCTCGGCGCTGCGCCGGGCCGCCCGGGCCGACTCGGAGGCGGTCAGGTACACCTTTAGGTCGGCGTCCGGCGCCACCACGGCGCCGATGTCCCGGCCCTCGACCACGATCCGGCCGGCATTGGTGATCATCTCCTGCTGGCGGGCGACCAGCAGCGCCCGCACCGCCGGCACGGCGGACACGGCGGACACGGCACCCGTCACCTCCGGCCCACGGATCTCGGCGTCCACGCTCACCCCGTCGGCGGTCACGGCGTACCCCTGCGGTTCGGTGCCGATGCGCAGGTCCACCTCCCCGGCGACCTTGGCCACCGCCTCG from Micromonospora sp. WMMD812 harbors:
- a CDS encoding YfbU family protein, whose amino-acid sequence is MTTSVVQLKRAKILEEGFAGEYWLEVAGLRTELSKRDCGRVSDILEMFRIITFSIDHLKEDGTPVDEKLAFQLEFRGFDHNDALESHMATYVEYQMQDDRWSELKPQVERNDRGNSHARMLDTYMRMLAEYRRIMDSRKRGFDRFDYLLTLDELQQIADARVHPSNRPQR
- the der gene encoding ribosome biogenesis GTPase Der, which codes for MTDGSGWVELREPEVDETEPTGPQPVVAVVGRPNVGKSTLVNRIIGRRQAVVEDIPGVTRDRVPYDAQWSGRAFTVVDTGGWEPDAKDRAAAIALQAETAVTTADVVLFVVDAMVGSTDVDEAAVKMLRRSAKPVILVANKADNATIEMEATSLWSLGLGEPHPVSALHGRGSGELLDAIMDALPEAPAIVENRPRGPRRVALVGRPNVGKSSLLNRFSGEQRAVVDSVAGTTVDPVDSLVEIGGETWHLVDTAGLRKRVGKASGTEYYASLRTASAIEAAEVAVVLLDASEPISEQDQRILSMVTEAGRALVIAFNKWDLVDGDRRYYLDKEIDRELRRIPWAIRLNLSAMTGRAVDKLAPALRKALASWETRVPTAQLNQWLTALVQATPHPVRGGRAPRILFATQAGVAPPRFVLFTTGPIDAGYQRFVERKLREEFGYEGSPIEISVRPRKKIGPGGRGKAHG
- a CDS encoding helix-turn-helix domain-containing protein codes for the protein MSIDVPAAPGALLTTEELARLVKVDPSTVRRWRTADPVQGPAFIRLSARVVKYDPEDVRAWLERHRTDPEDSAR
- a CDS encoding low temperature requirement protein A, whose translation is MWYEYLTLEQSRQNGRAMESSGDELLRRPEQPQRATFLELFFDLAFVFALSQLSHALIQNLAWSGAFQALVLLLAVWRIWIATAWITDRFDPQRPVIQLLVIASLVGSLVVAVALPDAFGEQGLVFAGAYLAVNMGRGLVLVIALRHRELKRTAGRALFWYGLSAVPWIAGALSHGTTRGALWMLAIALDYAAYALHFPAPGLGRTPKWALPTVAEHLAERYQQIFIIALGELILVTGLTLRGTGFTPDTSAAFVVAIATTTLLWRIYIHRAGALTAEAIAAAREPAHLAASTIRAHLVMVAGVVLTAISTEIVIEHPLGRTPPAWIAVILGGPALFLVGRAGFEHAVFARVSRDRPIGVLVLAALAPAMLHAPPIMVAIAATAVLAGIAIADTARAHRRPPELPSPPG
- a CDS encoding site-specific integrase, producing MQRAARGGVDPDAASMRLAEYGESVMRLALRGLEGKTLDPYLAGWRKRVVPTLGHLPVRMITNGAVDRAAHGWIAEGCGRSTVKNSLAVLVRVLEQAVRDGVIDRNPARLTGWQREYQRAEDELDNPRSLALPDWTALTTLAAAFVERSHGRYPGWGEVVMFAAGTAARIGEVSGARKGDIDRDTWLWTVRRQTTTAPGGLVDKGTKGKRARQVPIIEELRPMVAAKLDRAADDDARLFVGPRGGRISTAVLRDATHWDEVVSSLGFEYLRRHDLRHTGLTWMADAGVPVHVLRKIAGHGSLMTTQRYLHPDRKSIRAAGEALSLHLTGLRSPNGPQRGIA
- the cmk gene encoding (d)CMP kinase; the protein is MEENVRAGRCVVAVDGPSGSGKSTVSRRLAAGIGARYLDTGAMYRAITWAVLRSGVDLTDAEAVAKVAGEVDLRIGTEPQGYAVTADGVSVDAEIRGPEVTGAVSAVSAVPAVRALLVARQQEMITNAGRIVVEGRDIGAVVAPDADLKVYLTASESARAARRSAEDATDAAATAADLARRDRLDSTRKTSPLQQAPDAVVLDTTELGIDEVVQRLRDLLTERGVA